In one window of Juglans regia cultivar Chandler chromosome 3, Walnut 2.0, whole genome shotgun sequence DNA:
- the LOC108999446 gene encoding probable serine/threonine-protein kinase WNK5 isoform X1 produces MFKARIGGSSCVVDGAVDEQLGYVETDPSGRYGRFREILGKGAVKTVYRGFDEVLGLEVAWNQVKLKEVFHSPEELQRLYSEVHLLKNLHHESIMRFYASWVDIARRTFNFITEMFTSGTLRGYRQKYQRVDLRAVKDWARQILRGLAYLHGHDPPVIHRDLKCDNIFINGHLGQVKIGDLGLAAILRGSQHAHSVIGTPEFMAPELYEEEYDELVDVYSFGMCVLEMLTSEYPYTECSNPAQIYKKVTSGKLPNAFYRIQDMEAQRFVGKCLENVSKRMPASELLLDQFLASDEGGLLPITRIQTPNSLSNTKVVDLPPLVSHPTKSTDMTITGTMDEEDNSIFLKVQITDNHGHARNIYFSFDIVQDTAIDVAIEMVKELEINDWEPLEIAGMIEEEISSLVPTWKDWGPSQYHNQHSFSYEEEDEDGIHHPFYTSSSCSSSAACLPALSSSCKSHNRGNNVSTDIDWLQEDLFANDDASSQSSLNSFKYSNLSYYSSNEDDYDSSITRGGEPICNIGKGHISTTRFSPAERKSGNNCRHYDCHSNLPRKLTRIRSLVDVRSQLLHRSLVEEINKRRLLKTVGAVENIGFQDPAIEL; encoded by the exons ATGTTCAAGGCACGGATAGGAGGATCATCATGTGTTGTTGATGGAGCCGTGGATGAGCAGCTTGGATACGTTGAAACTGATCCCTCTGGTCGATATGGACGA TTCAGGGAAATTCTGGGGAAAGGTGCAGTGAAGACGGTGTATAGAGGATTTGACGAAGTACTTGGACTGGAGGTGGCTTGGAACCAAGTCAAGCTAAAGGAAGTCTTTCATTCGCCGGAGGAATTGCAGAGGCTTTACTCAGAGGTTCACCTTCTCAAGAACCTTCATCATGAATCCATCATGCGATTCTACGCTTCTTGGGTTGATATTGCTCGCAGAACTTTCAACTTCATCACCGAGATGTTTACTTCCGGTACCCTCAGAGG GTATAGGCAGAAATACCAGAGAGTAGATCTTCGAGCTGTTAAAGACTGGGCCCGTCAAATCCTACGGGGTCTTGCTTATTTGCACGGCCACGATCCTCCTGTCATACACAGAGATCTCAAATGCGATAATATCTTCATCAATGGCCATCTTGGACAAGTCAAAATTGGTGATCTGGGGCTTGCAGCGATCCTTCGAGGCTCCCAACATGCCCACAGTGTCATAG GAACACCTGAATTTATGGCACCGGAATTGTACGAGGAGGAATACGATGAACTAGTAGATGTATACTCCTTTGGCATGTGTGTGTTAGAGATGCTTACATCCGAGTACCCGTATACCGAGTGCTCCAATCCTGCCCAAATCTACAAGAAAGTTACTTCG GGGAAGCTGCCCAATGCATTCTACCGAATTCAAGACATGGAAGCTCAAAGATTTGTGGGTAAATGCTTGGAGAATGTTTCAAAGAGGATGCCAGCAAGTGAGCTTTTGTTGGACCAATTTCTAGCGTCTGATGAAGGTGGATTGTTGCCCATAACAAGGATCCAAACTCCCAACTCACTTTCCAACACAAAAGTTGTCGATTTGCCTCCATTGGTGTCTCATCCAACAAAAAGCACAGACATGACAATCACTGGGACCATGGACGAGGAAGACAACTCCATTTTCCTCAAAGTGCAAATTACGGACAATCACG GTCATGCtaggaacatatatttttccttCGACATCGTACAGGACACTGCCATTGACGTTGCCATTGAGATGGTCAAGGAATTGGAAATCAATGACTGGGAACCACTGGAGATAGCCGGAATGATAGAGGAAGAGATATCTTCTTTGGTTCCAACTTGGAAGGATTGGGGCCCATCCCAATACCATAATCAACATAGCTTTAGCtatgaagaggaagatgaagacgGCATCCACCATCCATTCTACACATCGTCTTCCTGTTCTTCCTCTGCAGCTTGTCTCCCGGCTCTGAGCTCTTCCTGCAAGAGCCATAATCGTGGGAACAATGTTTCCACTGACATCGATTGGCTTCAAG AAGATTTGTTTGCCAATGACGATGCTAGTTCCCAAAGCTCCTTGAACTCCTTCAAGTACTCCAATTTAAGCTACTACTCGAGCAATGAAGATGATTATGATTCCAGTATTACAAGAGGAGGTGAACCCATTTGCAATATTGGAAAGGGTCACATTTCTACAACAAGGTTCAGTCCTGCAGAGAGAAAGAGTGGAAACAATTGCAGACACTATGATTGCCACTCAAATCTGCCAAGGAAGCTTACTAGGATTCGGTCACTGGTGGATGTACGTAGCCAGCTGTTGCATCGGTCTCTGGTGGAGGAGATAAACAAGAGGAGATTATTAAAGACCGTGGGAGCTGTCGAGAACATTGGGTTTCAGGATCCGGCCATCGAGCTTTAA
- the LOC108999446 gene encoding probable serine/threonine-protein kinase WNK5 isoform X2, whose amino-acid sequence MFKARIGGSSCVVDGAVDEQLGYVETDPSGRYGRFREILGKGAVKTVYRGFDEVLGLEVAWNQVKLKEVFHSPEELQRLYSEVHLLKNLHHESIMRFYASWVDIARRTFNFITEMFTSGTLRGYRQKYQRVDLRAVKDWARQILRGLAYLHGHDPPVIHRDLKCDNIFINGHLGQVKIGDLGLAAILRGSQHAHSVIGTPEFMAPELYEEEYDELVDVYSFGMCVLEMLTSEYPYTECSNPAQIYKKVTSGKLPNAFYRIQDMEAQRFVGKCLENVSKRMPASELLLDQFLASDEGGLLPITRIQTPNSLSNTKVVDLPPLVSHPTKSTDMTITGTMDEEDNSIFLKVQITDNHGHARNIYFSFDIVQDTAIDVAIEMVKELEINDWEPLEIAGMIEEEISSLVPTWKDWGPSQYHNQHSFSYEEEDEDGIHHPFYTSSSCSSSAACLPALSSSCKSHNRGNNVSTDIDWLQDLFANDDASSQSSLNSFKYSNLSYYSSNEDDYDSSITRGGEPICNIGKGHISTTRFSPAERKSGNNCRHYDCHSNLPRKLTRIRSLVDVRSQLLHRSLVEEINKRRLLKTVGAVENIGFQDPAIEL is encoded by the exons ATGTTCAAGGCACGGATAGGAGGATCATCATGTGTTGTTGATGGAGCCGTGGATGAGCAGCTTGGATACGTTGAAACTGATCCCTCTGGTCGATATGGACGA TTCAGGGAAATTCTGGGGAAAGGTGCAGTGAAGACGGTGTATAGAGGATTTGACGAAGTACTTGGACTGGAGGTGGCTTGGAACCAAGTCAAGCTAAAGGAAGTCTTTCATTCGCCGGAGGAATTGCAGAGGCTTTACTCAGAGGTTCACCTTCTCAAGAACCTTCATCATGAATCCATCATGCGATTCTACGCTTCTTGGGTTGATATTGCTCGCAGAACTTTCAACTTCATCACCGAGATGTTTACTTCCGGTACCCTCAGAGG GTATAGGCAGAAATACCAGAGAGTAGATCTTCGAGCTGTTAAAGACTGGGCCCGTCAAATCCTACGGGGTCTTGCTTATTTGCACGGCCACGATCCTCCTGTCATACACAGAGATCTCAAATGCGATAATATCTTCATCAATGGCCATCTTGGACAAGTCAAAATTGGTGATCTGGGGCTTGCAGCGATCCTTCGAGGCTCCCAACATGCCCACAGTGTCATAG GAACACCTGAATTTATGGCACCGGAATTGTACGAGGAGGAATACGATGAACTAGTAGATGTATACTCCTTTGGCATGTGTGTGTTAGAGATGCTTACATCCGAGTACCCGTATACCGAGTGCTCCAATCCTGCCCAAATCTACAAGAAAGTTACTTCG GGGAAGCTGCCCAATGCATTCTACCGAATTCAAGACATGGAAGCTCAAAGATTTGTGGGTAAATGCTTGGAGAATGTTTCAAAGAGGATGCCAGCAAGTGAGCTTTTGTTGGACCAATTTCTAGCGTCTGATGAAGGTGGATTGTTGCCCATAACAAGGATCCAAACTCCCAACTCACTTTCCAACACAAAAGTTGTCGATTTGCCTCCATTGGTGTCTCATCCAACAAAAAGCACAGACATGACAATCACTGGGACCATGGACGAGGAAGACAACTCCATTTTCCTCAAAGTGCAAATTACGGACAATCACG GTCATGCtaggaacatatatttttccttCGACATCGTACAGGACACTGCCATTGACGTTGCCATTGAGATGGTCAAGGAATTGGAAATCAATGACTGGGAACCACTGGAGATAGCCGGAATGATAGAGGAAGAGATATCTTCTTTGGTTCCAACTTGGAAGGATTGGGGCCCATCCCAATACCATAATCAACATAGCTTTAGCtatgaagaggaagatgaagacgGCATCCACCATCCATTCTACACATCGTCTTCCTGTTCTTCCTCTGCAGCTTGTCTCCCGGCTCTGAGCTCTTCCTGCAAGAGCCATAATCGTGGGAACAATGTTTCCACTGACATCGATTGGCTTCAAG ATTTGTTTGCCAATGACGATGCTAGTTCCCAAAGCTCCTTGAACTCCTTCAAGTACTCCAATTTAAGCTACTACTCGAGCAATGAAGATGATTATGATTCCAGTATTACAAGAGGAGGTGAACCCATTTGCAATATTGGAAAGGGTCACATTTCTACAACAAGGTTCAGTCCTGCAGAGAGAAAGAGTGGAAACAATTGCAGACACTATGATTGCCACTCAAATCTGCCAAGGAAGCTTACTAGGATTCGGTCACTGGTGGATGTACGTAGCCAGCTGTTGCATCGGTCTCTGGTGGAGGAGATAAACAAGAGGAGATTATTAAAGACCGTGGGAGCTGTCGAGAACATTGGGTTTCAGGATCCGGCCATCGAGCTTTAA